tagtaggagtagtaataagaatattaagagcagtgcaagttacaaggacaaggacaaagtaaggacagtagagatagtaagagtatcaggagcagcgagaacagaagccgtaggattgatagcgaagatattaagagcagcaaggaaagcgaaagtagcgagggtagtaagagcagcgacaagaggagcggtagcggccgccgaaaccgcagttaccgcaggtggaggaggcgtaggaggtaaggggcagaagagagcagtagagacagcgggaacagcggggaaagcgagagcagcaagaaggacggggatagtagagatagaggaagtggcgagagcagaagcagtaatagggaggattgcggaatgcggaggagtaagagcggtaggagtaagagtagcaagagcaggacgtagaagtaagagccgtaggagcaggagcagtaagaatagcaggagtagcaagggtaggagctttaaaggcggcagcaacgagggtgttacaagcagcgaaaataataggagcagggagagtggtcgcagtaaggatagcgatagaagcgaggttggcgacagcagggacagtagtagtagcaagaatagcgagagtagcgagagcaatagcag
This portion of the Pyrenophora tritici-repentis strain M4 chromosome Unknown M4_contig_00023, whole genome shotgun sequence genome encodes:
- a CDS encoding ComEC, membrane metal-binding protein, encoding MLVITPTATTTPVFTAASTNIATAAPTLPILAIHSVLAALAIPAAPAVLAAPALANYAPTISALTALTPAAFTLNAPTPTVTALIAATLNALALTAIALATLAILATTTVPAVANLASIAILTATTLPAPIIFAACNTLVAAAFKAPTLATPAILTAPAPTALTSTSCSCYSYSYRSYSSAFRNPPYYCFCSRHFLYLYYPRPSCCSRFPRCSRCLYCSLLPLTSYASSTCGNCGFGGRYRSSCRCSYYPRYFRFPCCS